In the genome of Bacillus sp. S3, one region contains:
- the leuB gene encoding 3-isopropylmalate dehydrogenase, protein MKKHIVLLPGDGIGKEVINSAKDVLQAIAEEYNHSFSFETHEIGGAAIDQYGTPLPDSTVDACKEADAVLLGAVGGPKWDQNPSHLRPERGLLGIRKALDLFANLRPVKGFKNLLHASPLKEEVVSGSDLLIVRELTGGLYFGRPSERRDNGNSVVDTLAYTRKEIERIVDKGFQSAQKRRGHLTSVDKANVLESSKLWREVVEEKKAVYPDVAVEHVLVDAAAMKLITNPTHFDVIVTENLFGDILSDEASVLTGSLGMLPSASLREDGLGLYEPVHGSAPDIAGKGIANPVAMILSAALMLRYSFQMEDEAKVIEEAVQSILDAGFHTGDLQVANGRLVGTAEMTKLIVDYIKSQNASKCIASCYY, encoded by the coding sequence ATGAAAAAACATATTGTTCTACTTCCCGGTGATGGTATCGGCAAGGAAGTTATTAATTCGGCAAAAGATGTGTTACAGGCAATTGCTGAAGAATATAATCATAGTTTTAGCTTCGAAACCCATGAAATCGGAGGAGCAGCCATTGACCAATACGGCACTCCCCTTCCCGATTCAACGGTTGATGCCTGTAAGGAGGCGGATGCTGTATTATTAGGTGCCGTCGGCGGGCCAAAATGGGATCAAAATCCTTCCCACTTACGTCCTGAAAGAGGATTGCTTGGAATCCGCAAGGCACTCGATTTATTTGCTAACTTAAGGCCCGTTAAAGGTTTTAAGAACCTGCTCCATGCTTCACCATTGAAGGAAGAAGTGGTTTCAGGAAGCGACCTCCTTATTGTACGTGAATTAACTGGCGGACTTTATTTCGGAAGACCAAGCGAGCGCCGTGACAACGGAAATTCTGTTGTTGATACGCTTGCATACACTCGTAAAGAAATTGAAAGAATTGTAGATAAAGGCTTTCAATCAGCCCAAAAGCGGCGCGGTCATTTGACCTCTGTAGATAAAGCCAACGTCTTAGAATCCAGCAAGCTTTGGCGAGAAGTGGTGGAAGAAAAAAAAGCAGTGTATCCAGACGTCGCTGTTGAACATGTTTTAGTTGATGCAGCAGCAATGAAACTGATTACGAATCCAACTCATTTTGATGTCATTGTTACGGAAAATTTGTTTGGTGATATTTTAAGTGATGAGGCATCTGTCTTAACAGGTTCACTTGGGATGCTTCCATCTGCCAGCCTTCGTGAAGATGGCCTTGGCCTTTATGAACCAGTTCACGGCTCTGCCCCGGATATTGCCGGTAAGGGGATCGCTAACCCGGTTGCGATGATTCTTTCTGCGGCCCTTATGCTTCGTTATTCATTCCAAATGGAAGATGAAGCAAAAGTCATTGAGGAGGCTGTTCAATCCATTCTTGATGCCGGCTTCCACACAGGTGACCTTCAGGTTGCAAACGGCCGCCTTGTTGGGACCGCGGAAATGACTAAACTAATTGTCGATTATATTAAGTCTCAAAATGCTTCTAAATGTATCGCCAGCTGCTATTATTAA
- a CDS encoding 2-isopropylmalate synthase, with protein MVHVNIFDTTLRDGEQSPGVNLNQLEKLEIARQLERFGVDIMEAGFPASSQGDFEAVRAIARTIKHSSVTGLARATKSDIDIAWDALKDAAEPRLHCFIATSPIHMQYKLMKTPEQVMQTAVDMVRYAKTRFPHIEWSAEDASRSDLDFLVQIITKVIDAGATVINLPDTVGYTTPQEYGRMFRYIKENVPNIHRAALSCHCHDDLGMAVANSLAAVENGATQVEGTINGIGERAGNAALEEIAVALNIRNDRYPFTTNLVLKEIKRTSDLVSRFTGMKVPGNKAVVGKNAFAHESGIHQDGVLKNALTYEIITPELVGVQSNDLVLGKHSGRHAFKDKIEQMGFDLSQEKLNEAFKSFKQLTDSKKEVTDEDLYTILLDIQTASVDVKKYELVAFQVQSGSGNLPTATVALTTPCGNRVETARTGSGSVEALYNTLEALIEEKIHLSDFNLTSVGKGRDALAEVHVKMTVNNTAVSGRGSAQDVLEASGKAFLNAVNRVFYNQKAIAKEPAVL; from the coding sequence ATGGTTCACGTTAACATCTTTGATACAACCTTACGCGATGGCGAGCAATCCCCTGGTGTGAATTTAAACCAGCTTGAGAAATTAGAAATTGCCAGACAGCTTGAACGGTTTGGCGTTGACATAATGGAGGCCGGCTTTCCGGCTTCCTCCCAAGGGGATTTTGAAGCGGTTAGAGCTATTGCCCGGACGATTAAACATTCATCCGTCACAGGCTTGGCACGCGCAACAAAATCGGACATTGACATTGCGTGGGATGCTTTAAAAGATGCGGCAGAACCAAGGTTGCATTGTTTCATTGCAACCTCCCCTATTCATATGCAATATAAGCTGATGAAAACTCCTGAGCAAGTCATGCAGACAGCCGTGGATATGGTTAGGTATGCGAAGACACGATTCCCGCATATTGAGTGGTCCGCTGAAGATGCTTCTCGCTCAGACTTAGATTTTTTAGTGCAAATCATTACGAAGGTGATTGATGCCGGAGCTACTGTCATCAACCTTCCTGATACTGTGGGGTATACAACGCCGCAAGAATATGGACGGATGTTCCGCTATATAAAAGAAAATGTGCCGAATATTCATAGAGCAGCACTGTCCTGCCACTGTCATGATGACTTAGGTATGGCAGTGGCCAACTCGCTTGCAGCGGTGGAAAATGGCGCTACTCAAGTGGAAGGTACAATTAACGGCATTGGGGAACGCGCAGGCAATGCAGCATTAGAAGAAATCGCCGTTGCTTTAAATATTCGCAATGACCGCTATCCATTCACAACGAATCTAGTGTTAAAAGAAATCAAGCGCACAAGTGACTTGGTGAGCCGCTTTACTGGGATGAAGGTCCCTGGCAATAAAGCCGTTGTTGGAAAAAATGCCTTCGCTCATGAATCAGGAATTCATCAGGATGGCGTGTTAAAAAATGCCTTGACCTACGAAATTATTACGCCTGAATTGGTTGGCGTTCAATCCAATGACCTTGTTCTTGGAAAACATTCAGGCCGCCATGCCTTTAAGGACAAAATTGAGCAGATGGGCTTCGATTTATCTCAAGAGAAGCTAAACGAAGCATTCAAATCATTTAAGCAATTAACTGACAGCAAAAAAGAAGTAACAGATGAAGATTTATATACGATTTTACTAGATATCCAAACAGCTTCTGTTGATGTGAAAAAGTATGAGCTTGTCGCTTTCCAAGTTCAAAGCGGTTCTGGAAACCTCCCTACCGCCACTGTCGCTCTCACGACTCCATGCGGTAACCGGGTAGAGACAGCAAGAACTGGCAGCGGAAGTGTTGAAGCATTATACAACACATTAGAAGCATTAATTGAAGAAAAAATTCATCTCTCTGATTTCAACTTGACCTCCGTCGGTAAAGGGCGGGACGCACTTGCTGAAGTCCACGTGAAAATGACGGTTAACAATACTGCAGTAAGCGGACGCGGATCCGCCCAGGACGTCCTAGAAGCATCAGGCAAAGCCTTCCTAAACGCAGTCAACAGAGTATTCTACAACCAAAAAGCAATTGCAAAAGAACCAGCGGTGTTGTAA
- the ilvC gene encoding ketol-acid reductoisomerase, translating to MVKVLYNGDIQEAVLQGKKIAVIGYGSQGHAHALNLKESGFDVVVGLRGGKSWDKAVEDGLDVRSVAEATAAADVVMVLLPDEMQPKVYEESIKENLEAGNSLVFAHGFNIHFSQIVPPADVDVFLVAPKGPGHLVRRTYTEGAGVPALYAVYQDYTGQARDVALAYAKGIGAARAGVLETTFQEETETDLFGEQAVLCGGTTALIKAGFETLVEAGYQPEVAYFECLHELKLIVDLLYEGGLENMRYSISDTAQWGDFVSGPRVVNEDTKARMKEVLKDIQTGKFAQSWILENQTNRPQFNAINRAENNHQIETVGRELRALMPFIKKPVNAKKEVVVNGSR from the coding sequence ATGGTAAAGGTATTATATAACGGAGATATTCAAGAGGCAGTTTTACAGGGAAAGAAAATCGCAGTAATCGGATATGGCTCACAAGGTCATGCTCACGCTCTTAACTTAAAGGAAAGCGGCTTTGATGTAGTTGTTGGTCTTCGCGGCGGAAAATCATGGGATAAAGCTGTCGAAGATGGTCTAGATGTTCGTTCCGTGGCTGAAGCAACTGCTGCTGCTGACGTAGTAATGGTTCTTCTTCCAGATGAAATGCAGCCAAAAGTATATGAAGAAAGCATTAAAGAAAACCTTGAAGCTGGCAATTCCTTAGTTTTCGCACACGGATTCAACATCCATTTCAGCCAAATCGTTCCTCCTGCCGATGTTGACGTATTCTTAGTTGCGCCAAAAGGCCCGGGACATTTAGTTCGCCGTACTTATACAGAAGGCGCTGGAGTTCCTGCTCTATATGCGGTTTACCAAGATTATACTGGTCAAGCACGTGATGTTGCTCTTGCTTATGCAAAAGGAATCGGTGCTGCTCGTGCCGGAGTATTAGAAACAACTTTCCAAGAAGAAACAGAAACGGATCTATTTGGAGAGCAAGCAGTTCTTTGCGGCGGTACTACTGCCCTAATCAAAGCTGGATTCGAAACTTTAGTAGAAGCCGGTTATCAGCCTGAAGTTGCTTATTTCGAGTGTTTACATGAGTTGAAATTAATCGTTGACCTTTTATATGAAGGTGGATTAGAAAACATGCGTTATTCTATCTCTGACACTGCACAATGGGGTGATTTCGTATCCGGACCACGTGTAGTTAACGAAGATACAAAAGCGCGCATGAAAGAAGTATTAAAAGATATCCAAACTGGTAAGTTTGCTCAAAGCTGGATCTTAGAGAATCAAACAAACCGTCCGCAATTCAACGCCATTAACCGCGCTGAAAACAATCACCAAATCGAGACTGTTGGACGCGAGCTTCGTGCATTAATGCCGTTTATTAAGAAGCCAGTAAATGCGAAGAAAGAAGTGGTGGTAAATGGTTCACGTTAA
- the ilvN gene encoding acetolactate synthase small subunit produces MKRIITLTVQDRSGVLNRVTGLLQRRQFNIESISVGPTETEGISKMTLVVQVEDDQRLEQVTKQLNKQIDVLKVSDITDKAVVARELALIKVASSSQLRSEINGIIDPFRALIIDVSKDSLAVQITGRPDKIDALIELLRPYGIKEIARTGLTALQRGHQPQVNELATYSLLK; encoded by the coding sequence ATGAAACGTATCATCACATTGACTGTTCAAGACCGCAGCGGTGTCCTCAACCGGGTGACCGGCCTCCTGCAAAGGCGGCAGTTCAATATTGAAAGTATATCTGTCGGCCCAACAGAAACCGAAGGCATTTCCAAGATGACCTTAGTCGTCCAAGTAGAGGATGACCAGCGTCTTGAGCAGGTAACGAAACAATTAAACAAGCAAATTGACGTATTAAAAGTTTCCGATATTACGGATAAAGCAGTTGTTGCCAGGGAACTTGCCTTAATTAAGGTAGCCAGTTCAAGTCAGCTGCGAAGCGAAATTAATGGAATCATTGACCCGTTTCGCGCCTTAATCATTGACGTAAGTAAAGATAGTTTAGCGGTTCAAATAACAGGCCGTCCTGATAAAATTGACGCGTTGATTGAACTGCTGCGCCCTTACGGTATTAAAGAAATTGCCAGAACCGGACTGACAGCCCTGCAGCGCGGGCATCAGCCACAAGTAAACGAACTAGCAACATACTCACTATTAAAATAA
- the ilvB gene encoding biosynthetic-type acetolactate synthase large subunit, protein MKVEAKELEFQTSTAPKTGADLLIDLLKTEGVDTIFGYPGGAVLPIYDAIYRAQGTIKHILFRHEQGMIHAAEGYARITGNPGVVIATSGPGATNLVTGITDAMMDSLPLVVFTGQVARSVIGTDAFQEADVMAITTPITKHNYQVQSISDLPRIVKEAFHIASTGRPGPVLVDIPKDISAGILMEEPKAASIDLPGYQPTTKPNPLQIKKLADSIAKAKKPVVLAGAGVLHGKASAELTAFAEKHKLPVVTTLLGLGAFPADSPLSLGMGGMHGTYAANMAIYEADLLINFGARFDDRLTGNLKHFAPHAKVAHIDIDPAEIGKNVPTQIPIVSDAKEALIELIDQTAESPVHESWWDTLNQYKVEYPLWYKNDPSGMCPQWVIEAVHKVTNGEAIVATDVGQHQMWAAQYYTFNAPHRWITSGGLGTMGFGFPAAIGAQIASPESTVVAIVGDGGFQMTLQELSVIYERNLPVKIIIVNNGALGMVRQWQELLHGNRISESILHTQPDFVKLAESYSIRGYKVESQEELVTVLPEVFAHNGPVLVDCRVLQQEKVFPMIAPGKGIHEMIGVKP, encoded by the coding sequence GTGAAAGTAGAAGCAAAAGAACTGGAATTCCAAACCAGTACCGCACCAAAAACAGGTGCAGACCTTCTCATTGATTTATTAAAAACGGAAGGTGTTGATACGATATTTGGGTATCCGGGTGGTGCTGTCCTGCCAATTTACGATGCAATTTATCGAGCCCAAGGGACGATTAAGCACATTCTATTCCGTCACGAGCAAGGAATGATTCATGCCGCCGAAGGCTATGCCCGAATTACTGGTAATCCTGGTGTAGTAATCGCTACTTCAGGACCGGGTGCGACAAACCTGGTTACTGGAATTACAGATGCGATGATGGATTCCTTACCGCTTGTGGTATTCACCGGGCAGGTTGCGCGGAGTGTGATCGGAACAGATGCCTTCCAGGAAGCTGACGTGATGGCGATTACCACACCAATCACCAAACATAATTACCAGGTGCAATCCATTTCAGACTTACCAAGAATCGTAAAGGAAGCCTTTCATATTGCATCTACAGGACGGCCGGGACCGGTTCTTGTAGATATTCCGAAAGATATTTCGGCAGGTATATTAATGGAAGAACCTAAAGCAGCAAGTATTGATTTACCTGGCTACCAGCCAACAACAAAGCCAAATCCATTGCAAATAAAAAAATTAGCAGATTCAATCGCAAAAGCGAAAAAGCCAGTAGTGCTAGCAGGAGCCGGTGTCCTTCATGGAAAGGCCTCTGCGGAATTAACTGCATTTGCTGAAAAACACAAGCTTCCGGTCGTGACGACATTACTGGGACTAGGTGCTTTTCCAGCAGACAGCCCTCTCTCATTAGGAATGGGCGGTATGCATGGTACTTATGCAGCAAACATGGCAATTTACGAAGCTGATTTACTAATTAATTTTGGTGCCCGCTTTGATGACAGGTTAACCGGTAATTTGAAACACTTCGCGCCACATGCGAAGGTCGCCCACATCGATATCGATCCGGCGGAAATTGGTAAAAACGTACCCACTCAGATTCCAATTGTATCTGATGCAAAAGAGGCATTGATTGAGCTAATCGATCAAACAGCGGAGTCACCCGTACATGAATCATGGTGGGATACGCTCAATCAATATAAAGTGGAATATCCACTTTGGTATAAAAACGACCCAAGCGGAATGTGTCCACAGTGGGTAATCGAGGCCGTTCATAAAGTAACAAATGGCGAGGCGATTGTCGCAACAGACGTAGGGCAGCATCAAATGTGGGCAGCCCAGTATTATACCTTTAATGCACCGCACCGCTGGATTACCTCAGGCGGTCTCGGGACCATGGGCTTCGGCTTCCCTGCTGCCATCGGAGCACAAATAGCTTCACCTGAAAGTACTGTTGTTGCAATTGTCGGCGATGGCGGTTTCCAAATGACACTGCAGGAGCTTTCAGTCATTTATGAACGGAACCTTCCAGTCAAGATCATCATTGTGAACAATGGTGCACTTGGAATGGTTCGTCAATGGCAGGAACTATTGCACGGAAACCGGATTTCAGAATCCATTCTTCATACACAGCCTGATTTTGTGAAGCTTGCTGAAAGCTACTCAATTCGCGGCTACAAGGTTGAAAGCCAGGAAGAACTTGTCACAGTTTTACCAGAAGTATTTGCCCATAATGGCCCTGTTCTTGTTGATTGCCGCGTACTGCAGCAGGAAAAAGTTTTTCCAATGATTGCTCCTGGCAAAGGAATTCATGAAATGATTGGGGTGAAACCATGA
- the ilvD gene encoding dihydroxy-acid dehydratase — protein sequence MRSDMIKKGIDRAPHRSLLYATGVKTSDLEKPFIGVCNSFIEIIPGHKHLNHFGEIVKQAIREAGGIPFEFNTIGVDDGIAMGHIGMRYSLPSREIIADSAETVINAHWFDGVFYIPNCDKITPGMLMAAARTNVPSVFVSGGPMEAGVSSTGKNLSLTSVFEGVGAYHNGSMTEQQLLEIETSACPTCGSCSGMFTANSMNCLMEVLGMTVPGNGTIVATSEERHELIRQAARHLIELVKKDIRPRDMITREAIDNAFALDMAMGGSTNTVLHTLAIAHEAGIEYDLRDINKIAERVPYLAKIMPASDVSMDDVHQAGGVSAILNELCKVDGALHQDCLSITGKTLAENVKDATILNEKVIRPKDNPYSHVGGLSILFGNLAPDGGVIKVGAVDPSIKTFLGEAIVFESQDEAQENINNGTVKSGHVVVIRYEGPKGGPGMPEMLAPTSAIAGRGLDKEVALITDGRFSGASRGISVGHISPEAAEGGPIAFVQNGDKILIDLAGRSIELLVDEEVLAERRRSWVQPEPKIKSGYLAKYAKLVTSANTGGVMKI from the coding sequence ATGCGAAGCGATATGATTAAAAAGGGAATTGATCGAGCCCCCCATCGAAGCCTGCTATATGCAACAGGGGTAAAAACGAGTGATTTGGAAAAACCATTTATCGGTGTCTGTAACTCGTTTATTGAAATTATTCCAGGACATAAACACCTTAATCATTTCGGTGAGATTGTAAAGCAAGCCATCCGCGAAGCCGGAGGCATCCCTTTCGAATTTAATACCATTGGAGTAGATGATGGAATTGCCATGGGACATATCGGAATGCGTTATTCCCTGCCAAGCCGCGAAATAATCGCGGATAGTGCCGAAACAGTCATCAACGCCCACTGGTTCGACGGTGTCTTTTATATTCCAAACTGTGACAAAATCACACCGGGAATGCTAATGGCAGCAGCAAGAACCAATGTTCCATCCGTGTTTGTTTCAGGCGGTCCAATGGAGGCAGGCGTTTCCTCAACAGGGAAAAACCTTTCCTTAACATCTGTTTTTGAAGGTGTTGGTGCTTACCATAATGGATCGATGACCGAACAGCAATTGCTTGAGATTGAAACAAGTGCCTGCCCTACCTGCGGTTCCTGTTCAGGGATGTTTACCGCAAATTCGATGAACTGTCTCATGGAGGTATTAGGGATGACGGTTCCAGGAAACGGAACAATCGTCGCTACATCTGAAGAAAGACATGAACTCATCCGTCAAGCAGCAAGACACTTAATCGAACTTGTGAAAAAAGATATTCGTCCGCGTGACATGATCACTCGAGAAGCAATCGATAATGCTTTTGCACTGGATATGGCGATGGGCGGTTCAACCAATACCGTTCTCCATACACTGGCAATTGCCCATGAAGCCGGGATTGAATATGACTTGCGTGATATTAATAAAATCGCTGAAAGAGTCCCATATTTAGCAAAAATCATGCCTGCCTCTGATGTTTCCATGGATGATGTCCACCAGGCTGGCGGCGTAAGCGCCATTTTAAATGAGCTTTGTAAAGTTGACGGGGCCCTACATCAGGATTGCCTGTCAATTACCGGAAAGACATTAGCTGAAAATGTGAAGGATGCAACAATCCTTAATGAAAAAGTAATTCGTCCGAAAGATAACCCGTACAGTCATGTTGGCGGCCTTTCCATCCTTTTTGGAAATCTTGCCCCAGATGGCGGGGTAATCAAGGTTGGCGCAGTAGATCCTTCGATTAAGACCTTCCTTGGGGAAGCAATTGTGTTTGAATCACAGGATGAAGCACAGGAAAACATCAATAACGGTACTGTTAAGTCAGGCCACGTCGTTGTCATTCGCTATGAAGGTCCTAAAGGCGGACCAGGGATGCCAGAAATGCTCGCTCCAACATCCGCGATTGCAGGACGTGGTTTAGATAAAGAAGTGGCATTAATTACCGATGGCCGTTTCTCAGGTGCAAGTCGGGGAATCTCCGTCGGACATATTTCACCAGAAGCCGCTGAAGGCGGACCAATCGCCTTTGTTCAAAATGGTGACAAAATCTTAATTGACCTTGCGGGTCGTTCGATTGAACTACTTGTTGATGAAGAAGTGTTAGCTGAAAGACGCCGTTCCTGGGTGCAGCCGGAACCAAAAATCAAATCTGGCTATCTCGCAAAATATGCAAAGCTAGTTACTTCCGCTAACACTGGCGGAGTTATGAAAATTTAG